A window of Hordeum vulgare subsp. vulgare chromosome 5H, MorexV3_pseudomolecules_assembly, whole genome shotgun sequence genomic DNA:
CCAACCGCCTCGTACCGGCGCATGGGATCCCTCAGCTGCGCCACCACCAGCATGGTCACCGCGTCCGAGCCGGCGCACGCGCTCGCCCACTCCTCCGGCGGCACGGCGGTGTCCAGGGGATGCCCAGCGTCCGGTGCATCAGTGGCCGGGGACACGTCGAATGGGGCCTGGTCTTCGGCGATGCCGGCCTGCACCTTTAGCGCCTCAATCGCCATCGTCTCGATCTTCTGGAGTGAGAACGGCAGGATCTCGTCCACGGTCACCGGCGCCTCATGGGCGTTCCAGATGCCGGTGACTATCCTCTCCTTGCGCCCGTCGCTCATCGCGGCCGACATTGTCCGGAGCAGAGACACGGACTCGGCCGCGCTGGAGCTCGCGCCGAGCTCCTTGCTCCGCGCACTGATGATCGCCGACGCCATGCCCTCGAAGGCAATCTGCTCTGCCGTCTTGCCGACCACCTCGTCGGTCGCGGTGAGTGCAGCCAGCTTCGCGCACAGGGCCTCGCACCCGCCAGCGCACAGCCGCTGGAACACCTCGGCGCCGCCGCCGGGGAGCTTCTGGCCACGGAGGATGAACGGCTTGGACAGCTGCATGGCGAGCTTGGGGAGCTCCTTCTTCGCCACTGGGATGTCGAACGGGTTCGTCGCTGCCAGGTAGCCGCCGTCGCGGGTCTGCACGATGGGACCGAGCCCCTTGCCGAGATCGGAGACGTAGCAAGCCTCGTCGGCGCTGGAGCCCGGCTTCGCGTTGGACTTGAGTGATGACACCTGAGGAGCGGCCGCTGACTTGCCATTGTCCTCTCCCTGCTCCAGTAGCTGCAGGAACTCTCTCGTGACCTCCTCCTCGTCGGCCTCcagcccctccaccgccgcctcgtcctcctgctGCTCTGCCGGCTTGTCGGCCTCCTCTTCCGGCGTGTCGCCGAGCATCAGTGACTCGAGCGCCTTGATCTGATTGGTGATGGCCTCGAGCTCGTTGAGGCGCCACATGCTTGCGCTGTCGTGCACGACCTCCTTGACCACCTCATCGCCGGCCGCCGGCGTtgaactctcctcctcctcctccttatccttgtcTTCTTTCTTGATGTCAGCGTTCGCTTCGTCCTTCTCTTCTTGCCCCTCCACGCCTTTGTCAACGACGTCGAAGTCGAACTCCGGGAAGTCCGAGTCATCCACTTTCGCCTCCGGCTCTGGCTGCGGCTCCGGTtctttcttctcctgctcctgctTGGGCTCGGGCGCCGGAGCACTAGGTCCGTCGAGCTTGAAGTCGTCGATGCCACTCAGGTCCTGCGACGGCGTGGCCTTCGCAGGCGTAAATGACGGCTCCGAGCGCGTGACCTTGGGGCTCGCGATGCTAAACGACGTCTTGCTCTGCTTCCGGGCAAACAACGCCGACGACgtagaggaggaggcagcagtcTTGGTGGCCGGCTGACTGTAGAGCCCAACGCCGCCGTCCTCCATGATCTGGAACGCGAGCGTGACGACGAGCTCACCACCCTTGGCCTTGCCAGTGAGCGGGAACGCCATCTCCCACTGCCGGACGCGCTCCCCTTGCTGGCTTTTCTCCGTGGACTCCTTCACCAGGGCGCTCAAGTCCACCGTGCTCTGCCCGAAGTCCAGCTCCGGCGCGTCCACGGCGATCACTGACAGGAGGAACGGCCGGGGCTCGAACTTCGTCGGCGGCTTGCCAGCGCCCCCGCCGCTGCAGTAGACGTGGCAGCGGACGAAGAGCGTCTCCTCAAAGTCTGCCGCGCCCTGCTGCACGCGGGACGGCATGGTCTGCACGGCGCCCTCGCGCGACTCCTTCTTGCGCACGGCCACGGCGAGGCGGAGCCCGTCCATGGACGACGGCAGgccctgcgccgccgccacctgGACGGAGAAGAGGCAGCCGAGGCGGGTCATGCCGATGTGCGACAGCGCGCGCATCGGCTTCCAGCCCCAtaaccccttcttcttctccccgccGCCCAGCGCCTGGGAGGCCGCGGCGGCGAAGCTCCGGCTCTTGGACGGCACCGCGGCCTTCAGCACGCcgcggtcgtcgtcgtcgtcgtcgtcatcgtcctcctccttcttcccccccTTGCCCCTCGACCGGAACGGCGACGTCATGGACAGGCGGCGGGTCCGCGGGCGCGCGGCCTCGGCCCGGAGCGCCTCCGCCGCTACGAcatcctcgccggcgacgccgcgCGGGAGGGCGAGCGACGCGTGCCGGCGGTTGCTGTGCGCCTGGTACAGCGTGTGGCTGAGCGCGTCGAGCTCCTGGAGGGTCTGGTCGCGGGGCTTGCCGTCGTCGGCCATGGCTGCGGCGACACGCGATCGTCGACCCGATCACCTCGCCGGCAGCGCGCCACCTAGCTAGCCAGCAAGCAGCTCGTGAAGACGGGCGCAGGCGTAGAGGTCACGTGGTGTAGTGTGGTGCAGCTAGAGTGAGTGTGGATAAGacgagaagagaagggaagagacGGTTGAAGTGTGTGGCGGTGGTACGGGAGGGCGTCGCCATGGATGGCTGGTGACAACTTTGGAGGTACTCGGGAGAGGGGAgcgggtggcggaggagggccgACGTACGGCCGGGCCACCGTCGATTTGAGCTCGTGGTGCTCTCCCGGTCGTTGGTTTCGCGCCAAGAGGCTAAGCTACTGGCCTCAGTAGCAGCCAACGGATCATGTGATTGGATAAATAGCACAGATTTTAGAGGATAATGCTCTAAGCTTGTCTCTCTAATACGTATGTGAAAGACCAGATTGCCCCGTTCTGCACCGCCTTTTCGACTAAAGTAGGATTCAAAATTTTGAATTAGCTGCATTTTTAAGATGGTGCACTGTGGAGATGATGTGTGTCAACCACTACTGTTCTGAAGCACATTCTTGCGGCCAATATATCGTTCTAAAAAGTCCGTCGAAACCAAAGT
This region includes:
- the LOC123451914 gene encoding protein PLASTID MOVEMENT IMPAIRED 1, whose protein sequence is MADDGKPRDQTLQELDALSHTLYQAHSNRRHASLALPRGVAGEDVVAAEALRAEAARPRTRRLSMTSPFRSRGKGGKKEEDDDDDDDDDRGVLKAAVPSKSRSFAAAASQALGGGEKKKGLWGWKPMRALSHIGMTRLGCLFSVQVAAAQGLPSSMDGLRLAVAVRKKESREGAVQTMPSRVQQGAADFEETLFVRCHVYCSGGGAGKPPTKFEPRPFLLSVIAVDAPELDFGQSTVDLSALVKESTEKSQQGERVRQWEMAFPLTGKAKGGELVVTLAFQIMEDGGVGLYSQPATKTAASSSTSSALFARKQSKTSFSIASPKVTRSEPSFTPAKATPSQDLSGIDDFKLDGPSAPAPEPKQEQEKKEPEPQPEPEAKVDDSDFPEFDFDVVDKGVEGQEEKDEANADIKKEDKDKEEEEESSTPAAGDEVVKEVVHDSASMWRLNELEAITNQIKALESLMLGDTPEEEADKPAEQQEDEAAVEGLEADEEEVTREFLQLLEQGEDNGKSAAAPQVSSLKSNAKPGSSADEACYVSDLGKGLGPIVQTRDGGYLAATNPFDIPVAKKELPKLAMQLSKPFILRGQKLPGGGAEVFQRLCAGGCEALCAKLAALTATDEVVGKTAEQIAFEGMASAIISARSKELGASSSAAESVSLLRTMSAAMSDGRKERIVTGIWNAHEAPVTVDEILPFSLQKIETMAIEALKVQAGIAEDQAPFDVSPATDAPDAGHPLDTAVPPEEWASACAGSDAVTMLVVAQLRDPMRRYEAVGAPSIVVIQAGRAATGADGEPRFKVANMHVGGMRLKSADRRSVWDGERQRLTATHWLVAYGLGKAGKKGRPSGSGAAKAGNDMLWSMSSRVVADMWLKPMRNPDVKIAAN